The genomic region CCGGCAGCTGCCCGGAGTCCGCGGTGATCACCACGCCGATCGCGATGAAAGCCATGATCGCGAGGCCGTAGATCGCGCCCCACAGGATGTAGACCAGCATCTTCGCCAGCATCGCGTGCATCCGCGACGGCGCGGTCAGGAACGTCGTCGTGATCGTCCGCCGCTGGATCTCACCGGACACCGCGAGCGCGCCGAAGATCAACGGGAAGATCGTCGACACGTTGATCGCCCGCGCGATGCCGAAGAGCGAGATCTTCCACTGGTCCGGCGTCACGCCGAGGAAGTCCGACACCTCGTCCACGTCCGACGACGACGCGAGGTCGACGAAGAACTGCCCGAGCAGACCGGTCGCGAGCCCCCACCCCAGCGCCAGCACGGCGGTCGGGATCAACAGCCCCCACCAGAGCCCGGTCGTGGTCGTCTTGCGGAGCTCCGCCTGTACGAGGTTGCCCATCAGGCCCAACCACCCTGTTGCTGTTGCTGCTGCTGGTACGGCGCCGGCGCGTACCCGGCGTACTGGCCACTGGTGAGCTGGAAGAACAGGCGTTCCAGGTCGACCTGCTCCTCCTGGATGCCGTAGATCGAGACGCCTGCCTGCAACGCCGCGTCCGCCACGTACTTCGCGTCCACCCCGGACACCGCGAGCCTGCCGTCCGGCAGCTGCTCGACGTGCACGCTCGCCGCGCGCAGGACGTTCGCCAGCGTGCCGACGTCCGACGGCTGCACGAGAACGCGCTTGCTCTGCGACTGCCGCAGCTTCTCCAGCGGCCCGTAGAACATCGTCTGCCCGCGCGAGATGATCACGACCTGGTCGACGGTCTGCTCGACCTCGGCCAGCAGGTGGCTGGAGATCAGCACCGTGCGGCCCATGCGCGCGTAGGACTGCAGGAACGTCCGCAGCCACGCGATGCCCTCGGGGTCGAGACCGTTCGCCGGCTCGTCGAGCACGAGCACCTGCGGGTCGCCCAGCAGCGCGGTGGCCAGGGCCAGCCGCTGCTTCATGCCCAGCGAGAACCCGCCGACGTTGCGGTCGGCCGCCGTCGCGAGGCCGACCAGGCCGAGGACCTGGTCGGCCTGCGCGTCCGGCACGCCGATCGCCGCCGCGTACACGCGCAGGTGGCTGCGTGCTGTGCGCGACGGGTGGAAACCCTGCGCCTCCAGCACCGCGCCCACCACGCGGCCGGGCTGGCCGAGCTGGTGGAACGGCCTGCCGTTGATCGTCGCGATGCCACTGGTCGGCTTCACCAGACCCAGCAGCATCCGCAGGGTCGTCGTCTTGCCGGCGCCGTTCGGGCCGAGGAAGCCCGTCACACTGCCGGGTGACACGGTGAAGCTCAGGTTCTGCACCGCGGTCACCGAACCGAACTGCTTGGTCAGGTTCTGCACCGCGATGAGGCCGCTGCCGTCATGCATGCGGCCATCCTGCCTGAAGGTCAGTCCGGCAACGCGTGCTTTGGACGCGACACGACGGGCGCGCGGTGCACGGCCTGCGGCGCGTCGGTCAAGATCGGCAGCTCGGCCGTCGCCTCGGCGGGAACTTCGGCCGGCACCTCGTCGGTGATACCTGATCGGGTGAACGGGTTGCGCAACGGCCTGCGGCGCTCCCGGTGCGGCACGCCCTCGCCGATGAGGTGCTGGTGCGCCATGTTCCAGACCTGACAAGGCCATCGCCGGCGCCGCAGCCAGCCGGGACAGGCCTTGCAGCGGCCGTCCTCGTCGGGCTGGTGGACCGTCAGCAGCAACCGCCAGCCGTCCGCCAGGCGGTGGATCTCCGCGCGGGCCAACGGGACCAGCGCGTCGGCCTCGCCCTGCTCGGCCACCTCGTCCAGCAGCGCCAACCGTTGCAGCACCGCGTCGCGCAGGGACTCGTCCATCACATCTTCGCCGAAGCCTGGTCGAGCAACGAGCCCAGCCGGCGCGTCTGAGTGGCGGACATCACAGCGGTCTGGCCAGGAGGCGCGACCAGCAGCACCCGGTCGTTCTCCAGCAGAACGGTCATCGACCTGTCTCGACCGAACGGGTCGTGGCAGTGGATCCAGCCCTGTGGTTCAGCCATGGAATCTCCCTTCGAGGGACACCCGACTCCGTCTTCATCGGCCGTCGCCCCTGCTCGGCGCACCGGCAGCGGGGGAATTCACTCGTTTGCTGGACGGCTTGGAGCAGGGCAATGGTCTGGTTGGGGAAACTTTTAGGTCGCGTTTCGGTGGGGGTGCTGGGCGCGCCCGTCCAAGAGCCGCTATATTTGGTCACGGCGGCCCCGCTCCCAGTGACCCCCAGGCTGGTTGAGCGCGGCCGCCCTTTACGTGGCGGGCCCTGGTGTTCATCGACCTCCGGTCGATTTCACCAGGGCCCGCAGTGCTAGTCGGGGGACACTCCCATGCCCCAGGTCTTTTCGTTTCTTTCCTCCCTCTTCATGAAACTCCTTGCGTGACCGGGCCTCGTACGCTGTAAGTTGCTCGTACACCGTAAGGGGGAGGTCTTCATGAGTACGACCACGTCGGAAACCGTCGGCGTGCACCCGCACCCGCAGCGCTGGGCCGTGCTCGGCGTGCTGTGCCTGTCCGTGATGGTCGTGGTGCTGGACAACACCGTCCTGAACGTGGCGATCCCGTCGATCTCCACGGGCCTGGGCGCGAGCACCGCCGACATCCAGTGGATGATCAACGCCTACTCGCTGGCGCTGGCCGGTCTGCTGCTCACGACGGGTTCGCTGAGCGACCGGTTCGGCCGCAAGAAGGCGTTGCTGGGCGGCTTGGCCCTGTTCGGCGTGGGAAGCGCCGCGGCGGCCTACGCGGGCTCGTCGGAGGCGCTGATCGCGGCGCGCGGGTTCATGGGCGTCGGGGCGGCGCTGTTGATGCCGGGCACGCTCGCCGTGTTGATGCAGCTGTTCGACGACAAAGAACGCCCGAAGGCCATCGGCATCTGGGCCGCCGTCAGCAGCCTCGGCTTCGCGGCCGGGCCGGTGGTCGGTGGCGCGCTGATCAAGCACTTCTGGTGGGGCTCGGTGTTCCTGATCAACGTGCCGGTGGCGCTGCTGGCGATCGCGGCGGTGGCGTTCCTGGTGCCGGAGTCGAAGGACCCGACCGTGCGCAGGCCGGACGTGCTGGGCTCGGTCCTGTCGATCATCGGCATGGTCTCGCTGGTGTACGCGGTGATCTCGGTGCCGGAGAACGGGTTCGGCTCGCTCGAGTTCGGCGTGCCGCTCGCACTGGGGCTGGTCTCGATGACCGCGTTCGCCTGGTGGGAACGACGCACCGCGGACCCGATGCTGGACCTCGGGTTCTTCGCCGACCGCCGGTTCACCGGTGCGGTGGCCTCTGGCGTGCTGGCCGCGTTCGGCATGGCGGGCTCGCTCTTCCTGCTGACGCAACACCTCCAGGGCGTGCTCGGCTACAGCCCGCTGGAGGCCGGGCTGCGCGTCGCCCCGATGGCGATCGCGTTGCTCGTCACCAGCAACACCCTGGGCCAGCTCGTGCTGAAGCTGGGCGCGAGCAAGGCGATGCTGCTCGGCATGACGATCGTCGCGGGCGGCGTCGTGCTGCTCTCGATCGGCACCACCTACCCGCCCACGCTGGCCGGCCTGGTCCTGATCGGCGTCGGAGTCGGTGTGGCCCAACCGGTCGCGGTCAACGCGCTGATGGGTGCGATCCCACCGGAACGGGCCGGGATCGCGTCCGGGCTGTCGTCGACGCTGACCGAGCTGGGGTCGTCGTTCGGCATCGCGATCCTCGGTGCGCTGCTGTCCGCGCGGTTCGTCGCCGCGCTGCCGGACGGGGTGCCGGGGCGGTCGTTGTCGGAGGCGCTGCACAGCGGCGCGGACATCACGGTGGTGCGCGACGCGTTCTCGTCGGGGATGAGCGTGAGCCTGGTGGTCGGTGCCGTGTCGGTGTTCCTGGGAGGTGTAGCGGCGAGCGTGCTGCTCCGGCGTGCTTAGTGCGGTGACCACGATCTTCACCGTGTTTCCCGACGCTCAGCAGGGCACCTCGCGGGGCCGGCCCCACGCCCCCATACGCCCAGTATGAGGACGTGGGGCCGGCCCCACGATGCACCCGTCTGACCGCCGGGAAACGCGGCAGAGGTTCGTGGTCACCGCACTAGGATCGAGCCGTGGACAGCGTGTGGTTCAGCAAACCCAGGCCCAGCAGCGGCCAGCCCCTCGGCCTGAGCCGGGAGGGCATCGTCCGCAAGGCGATGGAGATGCTGGACGAGCACGGCCTGGCCAAGCTGTCCATGCGCAAGCTCGCCGCCGAGCTCGGCGCGGCACCGATGTCGTTGTACTGGCACGTGCCGACCAAGGACGCGCTGATCGAGCTGTGCCTGGACGAGATCTACGGCGAGTTCCCCCGGCCCGCACCGGGCGCCGAGTGGGAACCCGCGCTGCGCGAGATGATGCACACGATGCGTCATCTCGCGCTCAAGCACCCCTGGTGGGTGCGCGGCATCGGTGAGTACACCACCATCGGCCCCAACGCCGTCGCGATGGCCGACGCCATGCTCGAACCCATGCAGGCGGCCGGCCTGTCGATGGTCCAGGCGTCGCAGGCGATGTCGACGGTGTCGAGCTACGTCGTCGGCTACGCGACGGCGGAGGCGAACTTCCGCAGCCGCGGCGGCCTCGACGAGCCGCCGCCGGACCTCGGGAAGATCGCGGACCTGTACCGGGAGAAGCACCCCCGCTACATCGAGATGCTGGACCAGCAGGAGCTGTGGACGCTGGAGGGGCAGTTCGAGTTCGGGCTGGACTGCGTGATCGACGGGATCAAGTCGCGGGTGGCCGCGCTGCGATGACGGCGCGGAGCTCCTCGGCCTCCGGGGCGTGGATGCCGTCGAAGATCGCGAGTGCCTCGGCCAGGACTCGGGCGGCCCGGCCGTGGTCACCCTTCCGGTCCAGCAGATCACCAAGCATCCACAACGTGCGGGCAGTCCCGTAGAAGTCGCGGAAGTTGGAGTAGATCTGCACGGACCGCTGGATGTGCCCAACAGCTTCGTCGAGAGCACCGAGATCCGCCGACAGTTGGCTCAACCGGTGGAAAACGGAAGCCTGGTTCCAAAGGCTCCCCATGTCGTGCGAGATCTCCAACGCGCGAACGAGGTACGAGCCGGCTTCTTCGAACTTCTTCTGCTGTCGGCAGATTTCGCCTAGAAGACCTAGGGCGGCACCCTCGGCACGAGGTATGTGAAGGTCTTGGAAGAGGGCAAGCGCGGCCCTGAAATGGTCGGCCGCGCGATCGGTGTGTCCCTGTTTGTACAACGTGAGACCGATGGTGTGGTGCGCCCATGCCAGGTCTTTCGGCACCTGCGATCGGGTCGCGAGATCGAAAGCCTCCTGCACGTGCTGCAGCGCTTCGTCCAGCCTGTTGGCGTTCATCAGTGCTTCACCGCACACGGTGAGCGCAAGCACGTAAGTGTTCTCGTCGTTGAGCTGGCTGGCGCTCCTCAACGCGATAGCGGCTATTTCCACCTGTGCCGCCCATTGACCGTTGAGTGCGTATGGGATCGCCAGACAGGAGGGCAATAAAGCCGCAATGCGGTGGAGTCCGTGGTTTGAGGCGTAAGTGAGGACCGACAACAAGTTGGTGTGCTCGTCGCTGTGCCAGGCGAGGGCATCGTCCCGATCGTCGAAAAGCAGTGGATCGACGCCTGTGTTGTCGTGTTCGAACGGCGTCAGACCGCTTTGCGGGTAGATCGCGAACCTCGCCAGGTCAGCGGTGTGCAGATACCAACCCAGCAGGTGTCGTACGCAGTCCGCACGGTCTTCGGCGGAGTCTTGCGCTCTGGCTGTTTCCGCGGCGTACTCCCGAACCAGGTCGTGGAACTGGAACCGGTCGCGTCCGATCTCCGTGAGCAGGTGTCCACCGGTCAGGGTGTCCAGCACCGGGCGGATCTCGGCGGCCGTCGTCCTGGTGAGCGCGGCCGCGGCGTGGGTGCTGATGGTCGTGCCGGGGTGCAGGCTCAGTCGCCGGAAGACCTTGGCCGCCTGCAGGGGCAACGCCTCGTAGGACCAGGTGAACACCGTCCTGACGGCGGTGCCGTTGTCATCGGGTGAAGCCAGGGTGTCCAGGCGACGGGCGACCAGGTCCGCGGTCAGGTCGGAGATCGTCCGGTGTGGACGGTCCGCGATCCGCTCGGCCGCGATCCTCAGCGCCAGGGGCAAACCGGCGCACTGGTGAACCAGCGTGTGGGCCGCGTCGTGCTCTGCGCCGATGCGGGCGACGCCGACGATGTCCTGCAGCAACGCCAGCGCACTTCCGGACGGTAGTTCGCCCAGCGTGATCCGGTGGGCTCCGTCGCGGGCCACCAGACCCGGCAGCCGGTTGCGGCTGGTGACCAGCACGAGCGACCGCGCAGAGCCCGGCAGCAGCGGGCGGACCTGCTCCGCGGTGGCCGCGTTGTCGAGCACCACCAGCACCTGCCGGTCGGCGAGCAGCGACCGGTAGAGCGCCGCCATCGCGTCCAGGTCCTGCGGCACGGACGTGCCGGACACCCCCAGCGCGGTCAGGAAACCAGTCAGCACCTGCGCCGGTGGCAACGGCGGCTCCGGCGAGAAACCCCGGAGGTTCGCGTAGAGCTGCCCGTCGGGAAACCGGTCGTGCACGCGGTGGGCCCAGTGCACCGCGAGCGACGTCTTGCCCACGCCGCCGATGCCCGCGATCGCCGAGATGACGACCGGACGCGCGGCGTGTCCGAGCAGCTCGTCGAGTGCGGTCAGCTCGGCGTCGCGCCCGGTGAAGTGGGTGACGTCCGGCGGCAACTGCCGCGGCGTCGGAACGGTCGGCGGGGCGTGCAGGTGGACCTCGTGACCCTGGATGACCGTTCCGGCGTCACCGTGCACGACGTTGCGAGTGAAGTCACCCGACATGGTGCGTGATGATGCTCCATCCGTGTCGCGATCAGCGCGGGAAACTCCGCGGGTCACCTGTTCGGTCCCGCGAAAGGCGAAACCCCCGCAGCATGTTGATCGCGTGCGGGGGCTCCATCATTCGGTTGGCTTGCGTGCGTCGGCTGTCAGACCACGGACTCCAGCGGCGTGTGCGCCAGACCGGTCGCCTCCGCCACCGGGCCGTTGGTCAGCTGGCCGGCGTGGACGTTGAGACCCAGGGCGAGCGAACGATCGTCCTGCAGCGCCTTCTGCCAGCCCTTGTCGGCCAGCGCGACCGCGTACGGCAGCGTCACGTTGGTCAGCGCGTAGGTCGAGGTGCGCGGGACGGCGCCGGGCATGTTGGCGACGCAGTAGAAGACCGAGTTGTGGACCTCGTAGGTCGGCTCGGCGTGGGTGGTCGGGCGGGAGTCCTCGAAGCAGCCGCCCTGGTCGATGGCGATGTCGACGAGCACGGAACCCGGGTTCATCTCGGCGACCAGTGCGTTCGACACCAGCTTCGGGGCGGCGGCACCGGGGACGAGCACGGCGCCGATGACCAGGTCGGCCTCGCGGACGGCCTGTTCCACCGAGAACGCGTTCGACGCGAGGGTGCGCAGGCGGCCCTGGAACTGGGCGTCGACCTGGCGCAGGCGGTCGACGTTCGTGTCGAGGATCTGCACGTCGGCGCCCATGCCGACGGCGATGGTGGCGGCGTTGACGCCCGCCACGCCGCCGCCGATCACGACCACGCGGGCCGGGGCGACACCGGGGACGCCGCCGGGCAGCACGCCGCGGCCGCCGGAGGGCTTCATCAGGCTGAACGCGCCGACCTGCGGGGCGAGCCGGCCCGCGACCTCGGACATCGGCGCGAGCAGCGGCAGCGAGCGGTTGGGCAGCTGCACCGTCTCGTAGGCGATGGCCGTGGTGCCGGAGGCCAGCAGGGCCTCGGTCAGCGGCTTGTCGGCGGCGAGGTGCAGGTAGGTGAAGAGGGTCTGGCCGGACCGCAGGCGGGGGTACTCCTCCGCGATCGGCTCCTTGACCTTGAGGACCAGGTCGCCCTCGGCCCAGACGTCGTCGGCGGTCGCGAGGACCTTGGCACCCGCCGCGAGGTACTCCTCGTCGGTGATGGCGGACCCGAGACCCGCGCCCTGCTCGACGAACACGTCGTGACCGCGACGGGTCAGCTCGTGGGCACCGGCCGGCGTGAGGGCGACGCGGTACTCGTGGTTCTTGATCTCGCGAGGAACGGCGATCCGCACGGTTTCTCCTCCGTTTCGGCTGGGCTGTCATCTCACAATGTGGAGCAGCCGAAAGGTCATGTCACTGTGCGAGTCGCACGATCCAGTAGGTGTTCAGTTGTCCGACCGGAACAAGGCAACCTGAACAACACTTGCGTTCACGTGAACCGGCCCGCGTTGACACCCGGCGCCGGGCCCACATAGCGTTCCCGCTGAACTGAATAACGGCCGCGGTGCCCCTGACGGGCACCAGAACCCGAGTGGGAGAGACCTCGACAGCTGGTCGGGGCGCCGAAGGGGCAAGCTCCCGCACACTCTCAGGCAGCAAGACCACTCGGGGTAGGCAACTCTGCACGGCGGAGGGGGCGCAAGTGTCCTGACCCGTCCTGAGCCAGAGGAGTCGCCGTGGAGTTCCCCGAGAACCTGCTCTACACCGCCGAGCACGAGTGGGTCGACTGGACGCCGGGTACCCAGGACCCGTTGACCTGCGGGATCACCGAGTACGCCGCGGACGCGCTGGGTGACATCGTCTTCGTCCAGCTGCCCGAGGTGGGCGCGAAGGTCGTCTCGAACGAGGTCTGCGGCGAGCTCGAGTCCACCAAGTCCGTCAGCGACCTGTTCTCCCCGGTCAGCGGCGAGGTGCTCGAGGTCAACACCGCCGTCGTCGACGACCCGGCGATCATCAACAGCGACCCGTACGGCGCCGGCTGGCTGTTCAAGGTGCGCGTCGACTCGGCGGAGGGCCTGCTCACCGCGGCCAGGTACGCCGAGCTCACCAAGGACTGACCTGCATGAACCCCACCACGAAGGACTGATCAGTGGCGATCAGCGTTTTCGACCTGTTCTCCGTCGGCATCGGACCGTCCAGCTCGCACACCGTGGGCCCGATGCGCGCCGCCGCCATGTTCGTCGAGAAGCTCGGCCCCCGTGTGTCCGAAGTGGACCGCGTGCACGTCCAGCTGTTCGGCTCGCTCGGCGCGACCGGCCACGGCCACGGCAGCCCCAAGGCCGTGTTCCTCGGCCTCGAGGGCAACCTGCCGGAAGAGGTCGACCCCACCGTCGCGGCGACGCGGGTCGAGGAGATCATCTCCACCGGACGGCTCCGGCTCGGCGGCACGCACGAGATCGCCTTCACCCACGACCGCGACCTTGTCATGCACCGCCGCAAGTCACTCCCGTTGCACCCCAACGGGATGAGCTTCGAGGCCTTCCGCGGCGGCGAGTCGGTCGAGCACGCCGTCTACTACTCGATCGGCGGCGGCTTCGTCGTCGACGAGAACGCGTCGGGCACCGACCGGATCAAGCCGGACTCGACACCGTTGCCGCACCCGTTCCTCACCGGCGACGAGCTGCTCGCGCGCTGCCGCGAGACCGGCCTGTCGATCAGCGAGATCATGATGGCCAACGAGCTGTCGTGGCGCTCGGAAGAAGAGGTGCGGTCGGGGCTCCTGCACATCTGGCACGTGATGCAGGAGTGCGTCGAACGCGGCTGCACCGAACAGGGCGTCCTGCCCGGCGGCCTGAAGGTCCGCCGCCGCGCCGCCGAGATGCGCAAACGGCTGGAGGGCGAGCACTTCGTCACCGACCCGCTGCGCGTCATGGACTGGGTGACGCTCTTCGCGTTGGCCGTCAACGAGGAGAACGCGGCGGGCGGCCGGGTCGTCACCGCGCCCACCAACGGCGCGGCCGGCATCGTGCCCGCCGTCCTGCACTACTACACGAGGTTCGTGCCGGGCGCGTCCGACGACGGCGTGGTGCGGTTCCTGCTGACCGCGGGCGCGATCGGCGTGCTGTTCAAGGAGAACGCCTCGATCTCCGGCGCCGAGGTCGGCTGCCAGGGCGAGGTCGGTTCCGCGTGCTCGATGGCGGCGGGCGGGCTGGCCGAGGTTCTCGGCGGCACGCCGGAACAGGTCGAGAACGCGGCCGAGATCGCCATGGAGCACAACCTCGGCCTGACGTGCGACCCGATCGGCGGGCTGGTGCAGATCCCGTGCATCGAACGCAACGCGGTGGCGTCGATCAAGGCGATCACGGCCGTGCGGATGGCGCTGCGCGGGGACGGGTCGCACTTCGTGTCGCTGGACAAGGTCATCAAGACCATGCGGGACACCGGCAAGGACATGTCGGTGAAGTACAAGGAGACGGCACGCGGCGGGCTCGCCGTGAACGTCATCGAGTGCTGAGCGGCGGCTCAGCGGGCGTCGTACGCCTGCTGAGCCGCGAGCACGTCCGGCATCCTGGACTCCAGCAGGGAGATCAACGCCATCAGCTTCTCCGCCGTCTCCCGCCCGAGCGGCGTCAGGCTGTAGTCGACGCGCGGCGGGTTCGTCGGCTGCGCGTCGCGGTGCACCAGGCCGTCGCGTTCCAGCGCGTGCAGCGTCTGGGACAGCATCTTCTCGCTCACGCCGTCGACACGGCGGCGCAGTTCGTTGAACCGCAACGATCCGTCGACGAGCGCGCCCAGCGTCAGGCTGCCCCAGCGGCCGGTGACGTGCTCCAGCGTGGGGCGTGAGGGGCACGCCTTCGCGAACACGGTGAACTCCATGCCGCCGAGCGTACCTGATTGCACTTACGAAAAGTTAGCGCTCGCATGTGCGGAAGGCCTGCACACAGTGCGTGTGCAGGCCTTCCGTTCAGAACGGCCAGTCCGCGTTCTGCCCGGCTTCGATCAACGGGATCGCCTTGAAGGTCGAGTCCGTCAGGCCGCCGAACTCGTGCCTGTTCGCCGTGCCCGTCGCGAACGCCCCCTTCTGGTACCCGTTCAGGTTGAAGCCGTAGACCGGCACGTGCCGCGGCACGACGTCGGTCACGCGCGCGCCGTGCGGACCGCTGATCGTCTGCATGTCCGAGATGATGAACACCCGGTCGTGCCCGCGGTACGAGCTCCGCAGCGAACCGACGATGTCGGTGCCGTGCCCGACCTCACCGATCCTCTTCAGGAACCGGTCGACCTCGCTGATGACCGAGGCCCCGCGCCGCAGCTCGTGGCGGAACACGCCGCTCGCGAAGCCGCGGATGTCGACCTGCTCGCCCTTCGCTCCCAGTGCCACGCCGAACACGGCCGCTGCCTTGGCCGGCGTGACCTTCGACCGCGCCGAGTACGCCATGCCCGTCATCGACCCCGAGGTGTCGATGAGGATCAGCGACCGGCCCGGCAGTGCCGGCAGGTTGCTCAGCGACGCCCGCAGCGCCTGGTCGAGCGCGTGGCCCCAGCGCAGGCTCGGCGCCGTCTCGTACGCCGACAGGAAGCGGAACGGGAACTGCCGCGACCGCGCGACCTGGCCCGGGTCGGCCAGCCGGGCCGCGACCTGCGCCGCGACCTCGTCCGACATCCCGGCCTCGTCGAAGTTCCTGAGGTTCCGGAGCGCGGCCATGTACCCCATGGTCGGCGCCAGCGCCTCCCACACCTGCGCGGTCATCGGCCCCTGCAGCCACCCGGCCACGGCCTCCCACGTCATCCCGGCGCGCCGCAGCACGTCCACCGCGTCCGGGCGCCCGAACAGCGCACGCCGCTCCTCGACCGGCCACGCCATCAGCTCGCGCCGTGCCCGGAAGGTCGTCAGCGACTCCGGCACGGCCACGTCCGCGTCCCGGCGGCGGTCCAGCACGTGCTGGAACAACTCGCCCTGCCGGTCGGCGACCGGCGACGGGTGCACGAGGTTCAGCACGTCGGCCACGCGGAAGCCGCGGGCGTCGCTGTCCCACTTGAGGACCGAGCGCTCGTCGTAGAGCCGCCGCACCGCGTCCGCGATGCCGCGCTTGACCGGC from Lentzea guizhouensis harbors:
- a CDS encoding TetR/AcrR family transcriptional regulator; translation: MDSVWFSKPRPSSGQPLGLSREGIVRKAMEMLDEHGLAKLSMRKLAAELGAAPMSLYWHVPTKDALIELCLDEIYGEFPRPAPGAEWEPALREMMHTMRHLALKHPWWVRGIGEYTTIGPNAVAMADAMLEPMQAAGLSMVQASQAMSTVSSYVVGYATAEANFRSRGGLDEPPPDLGKIADLYREKHPRYIEMLDQQELWTLEGQFEFGLDCVIDGIKSRVAALR
- a CDS encoding L-serine ammonia-lyase, which encodes MAISVFDLFSVGIGPSSSHTVGPMRAAAMFVEKLGPRVSEVDRVHVQLFGSLGATGHGHGSPKAVFLGLEGNLPEEVDPTVAATRVEEIISTGRLRLGGTHEIAFTHDRDLVMHRRKSLPLHPNGMSFEAFRGGESVEHAVYYSIGGGFVVDENASGTDRIKPDSTPLPHPFLTGDELLARCRETGLSISEIMMANELSWRSEEEVRSGLLHIWHVMQECVERGCTEQGVLPGGLKVRRRAAEMRKRLEGEHFVTDPLRVMDWVTLFALAVNEENAAGGRVVTAPTNGAAGIVPAVLHYYTRFVPGASDDGVVRFLLTAGAIGVLFKENASISGAEVGCQGEVGSACSMAAGGLAEVLGGTPEQVENAAEIAMEHNLGLTCDPIGGLVQIPCIERNAVASIKAITAVRMALRGDGSHFVSLDKVIKTMRDTGKDMSVKYKETARGGLAVNVIEC
- a CDS encoding ABC transporter permease subunit — translated: MGNLVQAELRKTTTTGLWWGLLIPTAVLALGWGLATGLLGQFFVDLASSSDVDEVSDFLGVTPDQWKISLFGIARAINVSTIFPLIFGALAVSGEIQRRTITTTFLTAPSRMHAMLAKMLVYILWGAIYGLAIMAFIAIGVVITADSGQLPDAGGWAMLTLVCVLSSILMTMFGVGVGALVPNVAGSVVILILYFLVIENVLHGVLAYLEVPTVIGFLPNGSINGLTGSVAVDLFLSTAGVVPPEIEDVLRAIAGAGGALDWWWSGLVFVAWAGVVFAGGWAATQSKDIT
- the ald gene encoding alanine dehydrogenase; the protein is MRIAVPREIKNHEYRVALTPAGAHELTRRGHDVFVEQGAGLGSAITDEEYLAAGAKVLATADDVWAEGDLVLKVKEPIAEEYPRLRSGQTLFTYLHLAADKPLTEALLASGTTAIAYETVQLPNRSLPLLAPMSEVAGRLAPQVGAFSLMKPSGGRGVLPGGVPGVAPARVVVIGGGVAGVNAATIAVGMGADVQILDTNVDRLRQVDAQFQGRLRTLASNAFSVEQAVREADLVIGAVLVPGAAAPKLVSNALVAEMNPGSVLVDIAIDQGGCFEDSRPTTHAEPTYEVHNSVFYCVANMPGAVPRTSTYALTNVTLPYAVALADKGWQKALQDDRSLALGLNVHAGQLTNGPVAEATGLAHTPLESVV
- a CDS encoding TROVE domain-containing protein, producing MSKFNILKARPFGKSPITSQRAGRTREGGDGYERTVQGELFLLAVSNMGGEKTFYEAGGARDERYAELVHAAALQDPEWTARMLAWLRTEANMRTASLVGAAEFVKARLEAKADTGVTNRAVIASVLQRADEPGELLAYWTATHGRNVPKPVKRGIADAVRRLYDERSVLKWDSDARGFRVADVLNLVHPSPVADRQGELFQHVLDRRRDADVAVPESLTTFRARRELMAWPVEERRALFGRPDAVDVLRRAGMTWEAVAGWLQGPMTAQVWEALAPTMGYMAALRNLRNFDEAGMSDEVAAQVAARLADPGQVARSRQFPFRFLSAYETAPSLRWGHALDQALRASLSNLPALPGRSLILIDTSGSMTGMAYSARSKVTPAKAAAVFGVALGAKGEQVDIRGFASGVFRHELRRGASVISEVDRFLKRIGEVGHGTDIVGSLRSSYRGHDRVFIISDMQTISGPHGARVTDVVPRHVPVYGFNLNGYQKGAFATGTANRHEFGGLTDSTFKAIPLIEAGQNADWPF
- a CDS encoding MFS transporter → MSTTTSETVGVHPHPQRWAVLGVLCLSVMVVVLDNTVLNVAIPSISTGLGASTADIQWMINAYSLALAGLLLTTGSLSDRFGRKKALLGGLALFGVGSAAAAYAGSSEALIAARGFMGVGAALLMPGTLAVLMQLFDDKERPKAIGIWAAVSSLGFAAGPVVGGALIKHFWWGSVFLINVPVALLAIAAVAFLVPESKDPTVRRPDVLGSVLSIIGMVSLVYAVISVPENGFGSLEFGVPLALGLVSMTAFAWWERRTADPMLDLGFFADRRFTGAVASGVLAAFGMAGSLFLLTQHLQGVLGYSPLEAGLRVAPMAIALLVTSNTLGQLVLKLGASKAMLLGMTIVAGGVVLLSIGTTYPPTLAGLVLIGVGVGVAQPVAVNALMGAIPPERAGIASGLSSTLTELGSSFGIAILGALLSARFVAALPDGVPGRSLSEALHSGADITVVRDAFSSGMSVSLVVGAVSVFLGGVAASVLLRRA
- a CDS encoding ABC transporter ATP-binding protein, producing the protein MHDGSGLIAVQNLTKQFGSVTAVQNLSFTVSPGSVTGFLGPNGAGKTTTLRMLLGLVKPTSGIATINGRPFHQLGQPGRVVGAVLEAQGFHPSRTARSHLRVYAAAIGVPDAQADQVLGLVGLATAADRNVGGFSLGMKQRLALATALLGDPQVLVLDEPANGLDPEGIAWLRTFLQSYARMGRTVLISSHLLAEVEQTVDQVVIISRGQTMFYGPLEKLRQSQSKRVLVQPSDVGTLANVLRAASVHVEQLPDGRLAVSGVDAKYVADAALQAGVSIYGIQEEQVDLERLFFQLTSGQYAGYAPAPYQQQQQQQGGWA
- the gcvH gene encoding glycine cleavage system protein GcvH, with the translated sequence MEFPENLLYTAEHEWVDWTPGTQDPLTCGITEYAADALGDIVFVQLPEVGAKVVSNEVCGELESTKSVSDLFSPVSGEVLEVNTAVVDDPAIINSDPYGAGWLFKVRVDSAEGLLTAARYAELTKD
- a CDS encoding winged helix-turn-helix transcriptional regulator, which gives rise to MEFTVFAKACPSRPTLEHVTGRWGSLTLGALVDGSLRFNELRRRVDGVSEKMLSQTLHALERDGLVHRDAQPTNPPRVDYSLTPLGRETAEKLMALISLLESRMPDVLAAQQAYDAR